One Archocentrus centrarchus isolate MPI-CPG fArcCen1 chromosome 14, fArcCen1, whole genome shotgun sequence DNA window includes the following coding sequences:
- the mmp13a gene encoding collagenase 3a, with protein MKTLTLSVLLGLAVAVYCMPVSQLTEQDESLAKSYLKKFFNLTEEEGPAVRRGISPLNKKLAEMQRFFGLQITGTLDADTLAVMKKPRCGVPDGAVAHFSTFGNNLKWQKNSLTYRIENYTPDMSVAEVDDSIEKALQVWAKVTPLRFTRIYSGTADIMISFGRQAHGDFYPFDGPDGTLAHAFAPSDGIGGDAHFDDDETFTFRSNTGYVLFMVAAHEFGHSLGLSHSDDPGALMYPVYSYSDPDTFVLSRDDVKGIQSLYGPNKDPIQPGPTAPPTPNACDSTLVLDAVATLRGEMLFFKDRFFWRNHPQTMTPQQTLITNFWPSAPVNIDAAYENLQSDHVMLFKGQKVWAFSGYDLVRGYPKPISSFGLPKTVKKVDAALHDQQTGKTLFFVGSDYYSYDEVKKNMDAGFPKRVDETFSGMTSRVTAALQHRGFTYLYSGPYMHEYSLSTGRLYRVLRNNYFLPCSNF; from the exons ATGAAGACTTTGACTCTGAGTGTTCTGCTGGGCCTGGCAGTGGCAGTTTACTGCATGCCAGTTTCTCAGCTTACTGAGCAAGATGAAAGTTTAGCAAAG AGCTACCTGAAGAAATTCTTCAacctgacagaggaggagggtCCAGCTGTCAGACGGGGCATCAGCCCACTGAACAAGAAGCTGGCTGAGATGCAGAGATTCTTTGGTCTGCAGATCACCGGGACTCTGGATGCTGACACCTTGGCCGTGATGAAGAAGCCACGCTGTGGTGTTCCAGATGGAGCCGTTGCCCATTTCTCCACTTTTGGAAACAACCTCAaatggcagaaaaacagcctcaCATACAG GATAGAGAACTACACACCTGACATGTCTGTGGCAGAGGTGGATGATTCTATTGAGAAAGCGCTGCAGGTTTGGGCCAAAGTCACTCCTCTGAGGTTCACAAGAATCTACAGCGGCACTGCTGACATCATGATCTCCTTCGGTCGCCAGG CACACGGTGATTTTTACCCCTTTGACGGCCCTGATGGCACTCTCGCCCACGCCTTTGCCCCAAGTGATGGAATTGGAGGAGACGCCCATTTTGACGATGATGAAACCTTCACGTTCCGCTCTAACACAG GCTACGTTCTCTTTATGGTTGCTGCCCATGAGTTTGGTCACTCTCTGGGCTTGTCTCACTCTGATGACCCTGGTGCTCTCATGTACCCAGTGTACTCATACAGTGATCCTGACACCTTTGTCCTCTCTCGAGATGATGTTAAAGGCATCCAGTCCCTCTATG GTCCAAATAAGGATCCTATTCAGCCTGGACCTACAGCCCCCCCTACTCCAAACGCCTGTGATTCAACATTGGTTTTGGACGCTGTTGCCACACTGCGAGGAGAGATGCTCTTCTTTAAGGACCG ctTCTTCTGGCGTAACCACCCTCAGACAATGACACCTCAGCAAACTCTCATCACAAACTTCTGGCCCAGTGCCCCTGTTAACATTGATGCTGCTTATGAGAACCTTCAGTCAGACCatgtaatgctttttaaag GTCAGAAAGTGTGGGCTTTCAGCGGCTATGATCTTGTTAGAGGCTATCCTAAACCAATATCCAGCTTCGGTCTGCCCAAAACAGTGAAGAAAGTCGATGCGGCCCTCCATGACCAACAAACTGGGAAGACTCTTTTCTTTGTAGGCAGTGATTACTACAG TTATGATGAGGTCAAAAAGAACATGGATGCAGGATTCCCCAAACGTGTGGATGAGACCTTTTCGGGAATGACCTCCAGAGTGACTGCAGCTTTGCAGCACAGAG GTTTCACCTACCTCTACAGTGGACCCTACATGCATGAGTACAGCCTGAGTACTGGGAGGCTGTACCGTGTGCTGAGGAACAACTATTTCCTGCCCTGCAGTAACTTCTAG